A DNA window from Spirochaetota bacterium contains the following coding sequences:
- a CDS encoding tetratricopeptide repeat protein, translating to MTTQKEIINIAKGLIGNKNYREAEGVLFEALEMNPSDPYIIGLLIDLYIKMERLDDAEKNVELILKGEPDSIYAIKRKGDILAKRGRYDDALTLFLDIIKRNDNDYFLIKRIARTYYLKNDLIKALEYAIIGRDKFPDRADIHYLLFQIYDNLSDLDRAEEAINRALQLDQNNKFYYSQKLSLRLRERNLGSSNIQELMDISDDENPHLLKLFADSLKGEGRFDEAVEIYKRLISIDGSEFNQRGLAYLYYRMKEYTRAFNIFISLSDPNFRDNIFLSTIIASAKSINDKKELIQRMLQLAEGSGQYANLWSRIKKLGKEIEDEENL from the coding sequence ATGACCACTCAAAAAGAGATAATAAATATCGCAAAGGGGCTTATTGGAAATAAAAATTATCGTGAGGCAGAAGGTGTTCTCTTCGAGGCTCTGGAGATGAATCCCTCTGATCCATATATTATTGGGCTTTTAATTGATTTATATATCAAGATGGAAAGACTTGATGATGCAGAAAAGAATGTGGAGTTAATATTAAAAGGTGAACCTGATAGCATATATGCCATAAAGAGAAAGGGCGATATATTGGCTAAAAGGGGGAGATATGATGATGCGCTGACGTTATTCCTTGACATTATCAAACGAAATGATAATGATTACTTTTTAATAAAGAGAATCGCTAGGACCTATTATCTCAAGAATGACCTTATAAAAGCCTTGGAATATGCAATCATTGGAAGAGATAAATTCCCTGATAGGGCTGATATCCATTATCTTCTTTTTCAGATCTATGATAATCTTTCAGATCTAGATAGGGCTGAAGAGGCAATAAATAGAGCCCTACAGCTCGATCAGAATAACAAATTCTATTATTCACAGAAGTTGTCTCTAAGACTAAGGGAAAGGAATTTGGGTTCATCAAATATTCAGGAGTTAATGGATATATCTGATGATGAAAATCCTCATCTCCTGAAGCTATTCGCGGATAGCTTAAAGGGTGAGGGACGGTTTGATGAGGCAGTAGAGATATATAAAAGATTGATCTCTATTGATGGAAGCGAGTTTAATCAAAGGGGTCTTGCCTACTTATATTACAGGATGAAGGAATACACCAGGGCCTTTAATATCTTCATCAGTCTGTCAGATCCCAACTTTAGGGACAACATCTTCCTTTCTACTATTATTGCCTCAGCTAAATCAATAAATGATAAAAAGGAGCTAATACAACGGATGCTTCAGCTTGCTGAAGGATCCGGACAATACGCTAATCTATGGAGTAGAATTAAGAAATTAGGCAAAGAGATTGAGGATGAGGAGAATTTGTGA